The following proteins are co-located in the Oncorhynchus gorbuscha isolate QuinsamMale2020 ecotype Even-year linkage group LG22, OgorEven_v1.0, whole genome shotgun sequence genome:
- the LOC124009410 gene encoding ubiquitin-conjugating enzyme E2 R1-like, with the protein MAQHGPVHVASSQKALMLEMKSLQEEPVEGFKITLVDEADLYNWEVAIFGPPNTHYEGGYFKARIKFPVDYPYSPPAFRFLTKMWHPNIYENGDVCISILHPPVDDPQSGELPSERWNPTQNVRTILLSVISLLNEPNTSSPANVDASVMYRKWRDSRDREYSEIIRKQVLATKAEAERDGVKVPTTLAEYCVRTRAPPPDEGSDLFYDDYYDDEDLEDEDEDDCCYDEDDSGTEES; encoded by the exons ATGGCGCAACATGGTCCTGTTCACGTAGCAAGCTCACAAAAAGCATTAATGCTAGAAATGAAGAGCCTTCAAGAGGAGCCAGTCGAAGGCTTCAAAATAACATTGGTCGATGAAGCAGATCTCTACAATTGGGAAGTGGCCATTTTTGGACCTCCTAACACTCACTATGAAGGGGGCTATTTCAAG GCTCGTATCAAGTTCCCCGTTGACTACCCCTACTCGCCACCTGCCTTCCGTTTCCTCACCAAGATGTGGCACCCCAACATCTATGAG AATGGGGACGTGTGTATATCCATTCTGCACCCTCCAGTTGATGACCCTCAGAGTGGGGAGCTGCCATCTGAGAGGTGGAACCCTACCCAGAACGTCAG GACCATCCTTCTGAGTGTGATCTCTCTGCTGAACGAGCCCAACACCTCCTCCCCGGCCAACGTGGACGCCTCCGTCATGTACCGCAAGTGGAGGGACAGCAGGGACAGGGAGTACAGCGAGATAATCAG gaaGCAGGTATTGGCCACTAAGGCTGAAGCGGAGCGCGACGGGGTGAAGGTCCCCACAACACTGGCCGAATACTGTGTCCGCACACGCGCCCCGCCCCCCGACGAGGGCTCCGACCTCTTCTACGACGATTACTATGACGACGAGGATCTGGAGGACGAAGACGAGGACGACTGCTGCTATGATGAAGACGACTCTGGGACGGAGGAGTCGTGA